In Chaetodon trifascialis isolate fChaTrf1 chromosome 23, fChaTrf1.hap1, whole genome shotgun sequence, the following proteins share a genomic window:
- the cct7 gene encoding T-complex protein 1 subunit eta: MMPTPVILLKEGTDTSQGIPQLISNINACQVISEAVRTTLGPRGMDKLMVDSRGKATISNDGATILKLLDVVHPAAKTLVDIARSQDAEVGDGTTSVTLLAAEFLKQLKSYVEEGLHPQTIIRAFRTATNLAVNKIKEIAVSVKKDDKQEQRQLLEKCAATALNSKLIAGQKEFFSKMVVDAVMSLDELLSLKMIGIKKVQGGALEDSQLVSGVAFKKTFSYAGFEMQPKRYENPKIALLNVELELKAEKDNAEVRVKSVEDYQAIVDAEWNILYDKLEKIYQSGAKVVLSKLPIGDVATQYFADRDLFCAGRVQEEDLRRTMMACGGSIQTSVGAMTADILGECELFEEVQVGGERYNFFKGCPKAKTCTIILRGGAEQFTEETERSLHDAIMIVRRAIKNDSVVAGGGAIEMELSKYLRDYSRTIPGKQQLLIGAYAKALEIIPRQLCDNAGFDATNILNKLRAKHAQGGMWYGVDINNEDIADNFAACVWEPSIVRINALTAASEAACLILSVDETIKNPRSSMDGPPGGAGRGRGRGRPHAH, from the exons ATGATG CCCACACCAGTTATCTTGCTGAAGGAGGGGACAGACACGTCCCAGGGCATTCCCCAGCTCATCAGTAACATCAATGCCTGCCag GTGATCTCTGAGGCTGTCAGGACCACCCTGGGGCCCAGGGGGATGGACAAGCTGATGGTGGAtagcagag GTAAGGCCACAATCTCCAATGATGGTGCCACCATCTTGAAACTGCTAGATGTGGTTCACCCTGCTGCCAAGACTCTGGTGGACATCGCTCGCTCCCAAGATGCTGAG GTTGGGGACGGCACCACCTCTGTCACTCTCCTGGCTGCAGAGttcctgaagcagctgaagtCATATGTGGAGGAGGGTCTCCACCCGCAGACCATCATCAGAGCTTTCCGCACTGCCACCAACCTCGCTGTGAACAAGATCAAGGAGATCGCCGTCTCAGTGAAAAAAGACGACAAGCA agagcagaggcagctgtTGGAGAAGTGTGCAGCCACAGCCCTGAACTCCAAGCTCATTGCCGGTCAGAAGGAGTTCTTCTCCAAAATGGTTGTGGATGCTGTCATGTCTCTGGACGAGCTGCTGTCTCTGAAGATGATTGGCATCAAGAAGGTCCAAGGAGGAGCCCTCGAG GATTCCCAGTTGGTCTCTGGGGTTGCATTCAAGAAGACCTTCTCCTACGCCGGGTTTGAGATGCAGCCTAAACGCTATGAGAACCCAAAAATTGCTTTGCTCAAtgtggagctggagctgaaggcTGAGAAGGATAATGCTGAAGTCCGTGTGAAATCTGTGGAG GACTATCAGGCCATTGTGGATGCAGAATGGAACATCCTGTACGACAAATTGGAGAAGATCTACCAGTCAGGAGCCAAGGTGGTTTTGTCCAAGTTACCCATCGGGGATGTGGCCACCCAGTACTTCGCTGACAGAGACCTGTTCTGTGCTGGCAGAGTGCAGGAGGAGGATCTGAGGAGGACCATGATG GCCTGCGGCGGCTCCATCCAGACTTCGGTAGGTGCCATGACAGCCGATATCCTGGGAGAGTGTGAACTCTTTGAAGAGGTCCAGGTCGGAGGAGAGAG GTACAACTTCTTCAAGGGCTGTCCGAAGGCCAAGACGTGCACCATCATCCTGAGGGGTGGAGCAGAACAGTTCACAGAGGAGACGGAGCGATCACTCCATGACGCCATCATGATCGTACGCAGAGCCATCAAG AATGACTCCGTTGTAGCTGGTGGAGGAGCCATAGAAATGGAGCTGTCAAAGTACCTGCGGGATTACTCGAGGACCATTcctggaaaacagcagctgctgatcGGAGCATATGCCAAAGCCCTGGAGATCATCCCCAGACAGCTGTGTGACAACGCCGGCTTCGACGCCACCAACATCCTGAACAAGCTGCGCGCCAAACACGCACAG GGTGGTATGTGGTACGGTGTGGACATCAACAACGAGGACATCGCAGACAACTTCGCGGCCTGCGTCTGGGAGCCATCCATCGTGCGGATCAATGCTCTAACGGCGGCGTCAGAGGCAGCCTGCCTCATCCTGTCAGTCGATGAGACGATCAAGAACCCACGCAGCTCTATGGATGGACCTCCAGGTGGCGCTGGCAGGGGCAGAGGCCGCGGGAGACCCCATGCTCACTAA
- the hspa12b gene encoding heat shock 70 kDa protein 12B: MADVVQPDPNSLQIPGDNASAPSSPATARNDCSITPLTPSPSPRVEVRPRMSCPFSVVVAIDFGTTSSGYAFSFTQDSEAIHMMKRWEGGDPGVANQKSPTCLLLTPDLRFHSFGFAARDFYHDLDPEEARHWLYFDKFKMKIHSTSDLTMETELEAVNGRRVRAIEVFAHALRFFREHALKEVKDQSSSVLEGEEIRWVITVPAVWRQPAKQFMREAAYLAGLVPPDCPEQLLIALEPEAASIYCRKLRLHQVIDLSLQPITNGLDLEGSRPFDSSFRQAREQLRRSRHSRTFLVESGTGELWSELQTGDRYIVADCGGGTVDLTVHQIEQPQGTLKELYKASGGPYGAVGVDLAFEAMLCQIFGEDFIQSFKAKRPAAWVDLTIAFEARKRTAAPGRANALNISLPFSFIDYYKRHRGQSVEAALRRSNMNIVKWSSQGMLRLTQEAMNELFQPTIINIVKHIEELMAKPEVCGVRFLFLVGGFAESPMLQKAIQRALGRTCRIIIPHDVGLTILKGAVLFGLDPTVVRVRRCPLTYGVGVLNRFVEGRHPRDKLLIKEGREWCTDILDRFVSVDQSVALGEVVRRSYTPARLGQRKIIINIYCSVTDDVTYISDPGVRKCGTITLDLPEPLPLPGAVGGAGGGGGPERREIRATMQFGDTEIKVTAVDVMSNRSVRASIDFLSN; this comes from the exons ATGGCTGACGTGGTGCAGCCAGACCCCAACAGCCTTCAGATACCCG GCGATAATGCATCAGCCCCTTCATCGCCTGCCACAGCCAGGAATGACTGCAGCATCACACCGCTcacaccctcaccctcaccg AGGGTGGAGGTCAGACCCAGGATGTCCTGTCCATTCTCGGTCGTCGTGGCGATAGACTTTGGGACGACTTCCAGCGGCTACGCGTTCAGCTTCACACAGGACTCAGAGGCCATACACATGATGAA GCGCTGGGAGGGCGGTGACCCTGGGGTGGCCAATCAGAAGAGCCCGACCTGTCTGCTGCTTACTCCTGACCTGCGGTTCCACAGTTTTGGGTTCGCGGCCCGGGACTTCTACCACGACCTGGACCCAGAGGAGGCCCGGCATTGGCTTTATTTTGATAAGTTCAAGATGAAGATCCACAGCACGAGC GACCTCACCATGGAGACGGAGCTGGAGGCGGTCAACGGGCGGAGGGTCAGGGCCATCGAGGTGTTCGCCCACGCCCTGCGGTTCTTCAGGGAACATGCTCTAAAG GAGGTGAAAGACCAGTCGTCATCAGTGCTGGAAGGAGAGGAGATCAGATGGGTGATCACCGTGCCTGCTGTGTGGAGACAACCTGCTAAGCAGTTTATGAGAGAGGCTGCATACCTG gcTGGTCTGGTGCCTCCCGACTGTCCCGAGCAGCTCCTCATCGCTCTGGAACCTGAAGCTGCATCCATTTACTGTCGCAAGCTCCGCCTCCACCAGGTGATTGACCTGAGcttgcagccaatcacaaatgGCCTCGATCTGGAGGGGTCCCGGCCCTTTGACTCCAGCTTCAGACAAG cgAGGGAGCAGCTGAGGCGATCCAGACACAGCAGGACCTTCCTGGTGGAGAGTGGAACCGGAGAGCTGtggtcagagctgcagactg GTGACAGGTATATTGTTGCAGactgtggaggaggaacagtTGACCTGACAGTCCATCAGATCGAGCAGCCACAGGGAACACTTAAAGAGCTCTACAAGGCTTCAG GCGGCCCGTACGGTGCCGTCGGAGTAGACCTGGCCTTCGAAGCCATGCTGTGCCAGATCTTCGGCGAGGACTTCATCCAGAGCTTCAAAGCCAAGCGGCCGGCAGCCTGGGTGGACCTCACCATCGCGTTCGAGGCGAGGAAGCGGACGGCAGCGCCAGGCAGGGCCAACGCCCTCAACATCTCCCTGCCCTTCTCTTTCATCGACTACTACAAGAGACACAGGGGGCAGAGCGTGGAGGCCGCCCTGAGGAGGAGCAA tatgaaCATAGTGAAGTGGTCGTCCCAGGGGATGCTGCGGCTGACACAGGAAGCCATGAATGAGCTCTTCCAGCCCACCATCATCAATATTGTCAAACATATTG aggagctgatgGCAAAGCCAGAGGTGTGCGGCGTGCGCTTCCTTTTCCTGGTTGGCGGCTTCGCAGAGTCGCCCATGCTGCAGAAAGCCATCCAAAGAGCGCTGGGGCGGACGTGTCGCATCATCATCCCCCATGATGTTGGACTGACCATCCTGAAGGGTGCCGTGCTCTTCGGGCTGGATCCCACTGTG GTCAGAGTGCGCCGATGCCCCCTGACCTACGGCGTGGGTGTCTTGAACCGGTTCGTGGAGGGACGCCACCCTCGCGACAAACTCCTCATCAAGGAAGGCCGTGAGTGGTGCACCGACATCCTGGACCGCTTCGTCTCCGTCGACCAGTCGGTGGCTCTGGGCGAGGTCGTGAGACGGAGCTACACACCTGCTCGCCTGGGCCAGCGgaaaatcatcatcaacatctaCTGCAGCGTGACAGATGATGTCACATACATCTCCGACCCTGGAGTCAGGAAGTGCGGGACGATAACTTTAGACCTACCGGAACCGCTGCCGCTACCgggagcagtgggaggagcgggaggaggaggaggtccagagaggagagagatcagAGCGACCATGCAGTTCGGAGACACGGAGATCAAAGTCACAGCCGTTGACGTCATGTCTAACCGCTCCGTCCGGGCTTCCATTGACTTCCTGTCTAattga
- the paip2b gene encoding polyadenylate-binding protein-interacting protein 2B isoform X1 produces the protein MPEPAEMSGPEVAKTPGGGAPGKEGKEPVANGHAGEGNDANPFAEYMWMENEEEYNRQVEEELLEQEFLERCFQEMLEEEDQDWFIPSRDLNNQGVGQLQQQLNGLSVNDHHSNLEEVARKSILNPEAKEFVPGKKY, from the exons ATGCCAG AGCCGGCTGAGATGAGTGGTCCGGAGGTGGCCAAGACACCGGGAGGAGGAGCTCCAGGCAAGGAGGGGAAGGAGCCAGTGGCCAATGGGCACGCAGGAGAGGGCAATGACGCCAACCCATTCGCTGAGTACATGTGGATGGAGAATGAGGAGGAGTATaacagacag GTGGAAGAGGAGCTGTTGGAGCAGGAGTTCTTGGAGCGCTGCTTCCAGGAaatgctggaggaggaggaccaggatTGGTTCATCCCTTCGCGTGACCTCAACAACCAGGGGGTggggcagctgcagcagcagctgaacggCCTGTCCGTCAACGATCACCACAGCAACCTGGAGGAAGTGGCG aggaagagcatCTTGAATCCTGAAGCGAAGGAGTTCGTCCCGGGGAAGAAATACTAG
- the paip2b gene encoding polyadenylate-binding protein-interacting protein 2B isoform X2: protein MSGPEVAKTPGGGAPGKEGKEPVANGHAGEGNDANPFAEYMWMENEEEYNRQVEEELLEQEFLERCFQEMLEEEDQDWFIPSRDLNNQGVGQLQQQLNGLSVNDHHSNLEEVARKSILNPEAKEFVPGKKY, encoded by the exons ATGAGTGGTCCGGAGGTGGCCAAGACACCGGGAGGAGGAGCTCCAGGCAAGGAGGGGAAGGAGCCAGTGGCCAATGGGCACGCAGGAGAGGGCAATGACGCCAACCCATTCGCTGAGTACATGTGGATGGAGAATGAGGAGGAGTATaacagacag GTGGAAGAGGAGCTGTTGGAGCAGGAGTTCTTGGAGCGCTGCTTCCAGGAaatgctggaggaggaggaccaggatTGGTTCATCCCTTCGCGTGACCTCAACAACCAGGGGGTggggcagctgcagcagcagctgaacggCCTGTCCGTCAACGATCACCACAGCAACCTGGAGGAAGTGGCG aggaagagcatCTTGAATCCTGAAGCGAAGGAGTTCGTCCCGGGGAAGAAATACTAG